The DNA window TGTCGGAGAATTAATCATATCAaaggtttttttataattaccaCGCGGCATCTTAACCTCAAAAGTTACTTTTGCATAAAAAGTCtgtataaatgatataattttacctTTTGATTCTGCCTGGTgttatcttgaaaataaatttgctataAATACTGCTGTTATTGCTAGAATACTGTTATTTTTCACTATTAAAATCACACACAAAGACAAAATGCGAAAAAGCCGGCGAAACTGAACGGATACACAGGCACCTTAATGGTTCTGGCAGACCAGCGTGATTTCGCGACACGCGACGCGCGATATCCAATGAGCATACAACTTTTTCAAAAAGCTGTACGCTTATTGGATATCGTGCATCACACTAATAGCACTAGATGTTCCAAGGACGTTCATTTTAAGTTCAATTCAGGGACCCTATTCTTGAAATAGTTGCGCATACGTAAATAGCAAGTTGCGAATGATCGCAATGGAAAATCTTTAGAACGGTATTCTTGACTGTCGCAAGCAGTAACGTATACGCAATTTTTCGTGTACGGTGCAACGAATGGTTTAGACCATTCGTTTCATTAGAAACGTATACGTTTCGATGGTGAAAAGCAATAGTAAAAGCCTCCGCGACCATTACATATTAGGTaagcataatattttataaattaaaaatagaagtatTGAAAATTCACTACACATTGCGTTTTTTTGCAAGTGAATCCTAtcaattgaatattaataaaaatattcatattggTGTTAGTCAGCCAACAGTCTCCCGCTGCATCCACAAAATGATTGATGTTgtaacgagaaaaaaaataatgaaacagTGGATTAAGTTTCCCAGTACGTTAGCAGAATTGAACACGTTATCCTAGAAGCACTCGCAATACATTTATATGGAATAACTCAAATGCAAAAAACGTGCTATGGTTTATCTTTACAGGCGCTATCCACACAAAAATTTCCATTTAGTAGGTAAGATGttaagagaaataaatgaCGAGTAATGTAATGCATGGTTTAATGTTGAAActtgcagaaaataatatatatattctgcaaatatgtatatatggaGGAGTAAAAGCCTTAGTGGTGTAAgtcaattgttaaaaatattaatttgtgtgcatagatgcaatttatatattgtatagattgcatcccagatagcacaaggacATCCATTGTATGTCCAATGAATATCTACTTCTGGACAttcggacgtccattaagagtccaaataaggtccgtcggacattcgatggacgtccataggatatacgtttgacacaactttgtacgttcatagaaagttctttaatggacgtctataagatatacgtttgtcacaatttcggacatttatagaaagtccgaaataaaccaaattttggacctattatggtttgattatttcttttgaacctttttcaattaaagggtttgctgcaatagtgggttaatccacattttgtgaaaatcatcgacataaagcatggactgcgcatttcctgcaaaaagctcttgaaaagtgtccgGCAGAAAGACAAAAAGGAGACATGGTCcgggtcaatttctttctctgtctagcGCCCATTATGCTACTGGTTAGACAGAGACAACGCTTGATTCAGACCAATTGCTGTATCTCTCTTTTGGTCGGAAAAAGAaaccaaaaaaagaaaaagaaaaagaaaaaaaacgaaaataaaaaagcaaaacgataaaaaacaaaaaagaaacaataatatattataacaaacatttaaaaaaataccaataattaataatgttaataataaataaaaaaataatacgtattatttcatattatttcatattatatctaaaagtagaacaattaaaataaaccttttgaaaattaaaaataatataatttattattatttataaattaatgttaattaaaaatattttaaataatatatatatatatatatatatatatatatatatataatttacaatatttcttttagattatataataaaaataaagataaattatataaaagtaagatccaagtgcggacataaatcagatatcCAGCATAGGACGTTATGAATAAAACGTCCattttaattccaataatgggcatcctatgaatgtccattttatgtccatggacatgcgGATCTGAATTGGACTTAAAATGGACGTCCTTGGAACATCCAGTGTTATTTGGGATCTGTGCACACgagtcaatattttaaaaaatttaacctAAACCACTAAGGCTTTTACTTCTCCATATATTAAggaaattttcagaaaattattaatataaaatcctaATTTCCCCcacaaaaacaaataatatcataaatttttacgttaaaatgttttgaattGCAGGTGATTCAAGGTATTCTCTCAGGCCTTGGATGATGACTCCTATAATAGGTGCTATTAAAGGTAGTCCAGAAGCTGAATATAATACGAAACAAATGAGATGTCGTGCATTAATAGAACAATGCAATGGAGTTCTGAAAATGCGGTTTAGATGTCTATTGAAGTATAGAGTACTCCATTACTCTCCACCAATAgcatctaaaattatatatacatgtgctgttttacataatatgtacCCATTGCCCAAAATGTGCCACTGAATCTAAATGACGATAATGAAGATGTAGATTTTGGGatgtataataacaaaaatcgtATTGAAAACGAAAGAAACGTCCGTATAATTGATCCAAATATGGCAGCTGGTAGAAATCAACAGCAACTAATGATTGCAAATTACTTCTCGTAAATTATAAGTATCGTTTATCATTTAGTATAGTTTTTATCAATAGtggatttatattaattagaaatatatcatattttaagtcaaaaattttttatttattcttacaatgtatataaatacaaataaaacatataatatgaaagaattatataaaagacttttaaatattataacgtatTCTTCATGGCATGTAACATTCCcacttttaaacatttattaaaatgtaaaataaaattaattcttataataatcctctttctttaaaatttactaaaattcttatgtatttatttattaaaaaaagaaacgatttagtaaaattttattttgtaattttagacgtctaattaaaaaatttaaagtagtaaactataatacttgctttttcatatattaatattgcgtataaaatatttttaactaatcaATCTTACTCagtcttattaatttcatctaACAATTAAACCTTGACAAGTTTAAAATCACAATTGTTGCAATATATTACATGaacaatcttatttttttacttacaaagATGTAATAAACATGTTAGATGTAACAAACAagacttaaatataataaactcaatattttttataattaatttaaatgagcGCATCTtagctttattaattttgtcgaTGTTTGTAGGAATGTACGTCTATTTTCCGACGTTGCCAAACGTAAATCAGTGCAATGGAAAGCGTATACGTTTTCCTCTGCGAATACTACACTTTTATGTTCAAGAATACCATGTcagaaacgtatgcgcaatTTCACCGTTCGCAACGTGCGTATACGTAAAGTTGCGTACAGTTTCAAGAATAGAGGCCCAGGTCCgtatgtccatggacataaaatggacattcataggatatccattattggaattaaaacggatgttctattcagaacgtcctatgctcgatatctgatttatgtctgcacttggatcttacttttatataatttatctttattatttttattatgtaatctaaaagaaatattgtaaattatatatatatgtatatattatttacaatatttctaattaacattaatttataaataataataaattatattatttttaattttcaaaaggtttattttaattgttttactttcagatataatatgaaatatgtaatatgaaataatacgtattatttttttatttattattaacattattaattattggtatttttttaaatgtttgttataatatattattgtttctttttcgttttttatcgcttcgtttttttatttttatttcttttttttctttttctttttttctttttcttttttgtttctttttccgatCAAAAGAGGGATACAGCAATTGGTCTGAGTCAAACGCTGTCTctgacctagtttacatcgagcacttggtacgcgtatcaaatagtaaataactagtgaatgtgtttagtcattggctgatcagcttaaattcactactgatacgcgtaccaagtgctcggtgtaaattaGGGCTCTGTCTAACCAGTAGCATAATGGGCGCTagacagaaaaagaaattgacccggaccatgtctcctctttgtctttctcccggacacttttcaagaactttttgcaggaaatgcgcagtccatgctttatgtcaatgatttttacaaaatttggattaacccactattgcagcaagctctttaattgaaaaaggcgcaaaagaaataatcaaaccataataggtccaaaatttagtttatttcgAACTTTCTATAA is part of the Monomorium pharaonis isolate MP-MQ-018 chromosome 2, ASM1337386v2, whole genome shotgun sequence genome and encodes:
- the LOC118644386 gene encoding putative nuclease HARBI1, giving the protein MQKTCYGLSLQALSTQKFPFSDSRYSLRPWMMTPIIGAIKGSPEAEYNTKQMRCRALIEQCNGVLKMRFRCLLKYRVLHYSPPIASKIIYTCAVLHNMYPLPKMCH